Proteins encoded together in one Ictidomys tridecemlineatus isolate mIctTri1 chromosome 3, mIctTri1.hap1, whole genome shotgun sequence window:
- the Hhla2 gene encoding LOW QUALITY PROTEIN: HERV-H LTR-associating protein 2 (The sequence of the model RefSeq protein was modified relative to this genomic sequence to represent the inferred CDS: inserted 3 bases in 2 codons; substituted 3 bases at 3 genomic stop codons) has translation MDPDKTQKVKVVGNWDLSRRTNRVKEYYSIFYSVFFNHLGNKNEQIAIGRCDEDTILPCSFESELNIVIHWKNQDNHSVHSYYKKNGDQVEKHPKYAKGTSLFHSEIHNGNASXRRLSLLDEGIYVCYVGTETWHITNKVLLEMGAIFAPVMQYEKRNTNSFLVCSVLIVYPLSHIMWRMDNASISESNTEEIGYWDPLSLHXNITGSNSSYXRAIENXLLMQRWTGSHSNVDSLCRVGNVCNLESLFNNFLFIDVSFLVLLLDGFWKMQNDHISLLCQVISDFFSLLNQDFRVPWSRVERGTSSLLACSQNTIINDLDSHKXVTSLTLTDLTPSDSTEYLCTISSSEYTLLTIHMLSVGNCQ, from the exons ATATTCTATTCAGTTTTCTTCAATCACCTTGGTAATAAGAATGAGCAAATTGCCATTGGAAGATGTGATGAAGATACAATTCTTCCTTGCTCATTTGAGAGTGAGCTCAACATTGTAATTCACTGGAAGAATCAAGATAATCACAGTGTGCACAGTTACTACAAAAAAAACGGTGACCAGGTGGAAAAACATCCCAAATATGCAAAAGGGACATCCCTCTTCCATAGTGAGATTCACAATGGGAATGCCTC GAGAAGATTAAGCCTTCTGGATGAAGGAATTTATGTCTGCTATGTGGGAACAGAAACTTGGCATATCACAAACAAGGTGTTGCTCGAGATGGGAG CTATCTTCGCACCTGTGATGCAGTATGAAAAGAGGAACACGAACAGCTTCCTGGTATGTAGTGTGTTAATTGTTTATCCTCTTTCACATATTATGTGGAGAATGGACAATGCATCCATCTCAGAAAGCAATACGGAAGAAATTGGGTATTGGGATCCTTTATCACTTC TCAATATCACAGGATCAAATTCATCTTATTAACGTGCTATTGAAAATTAATTGCTGATGCAAAGATGGACAGG ATCCCACTCCAATGTGGATTCCTTGTGCAGAGTTGGAAATGTA TGTAACTTAGAAAGCTTGTTCAACAATTTTCTCTTCATTGATGTTTCTTTTCTTGTTCTGTTGTTAGATGGCTTTTGGAAAATGCAAAATGATCACATTTCACTTTTATGTCAAgttatcagtgattttttttctctactgaatCAAGACTTCAGAGTTCCATGGTCCAGAGTGGAAAGGGGGACTTCCTCTCTCCTGGCTTGCTCACAAAACACAATCATCAATGACCTTGATTCTCATAAATGAGTGACTTCTCTGACTTTGACAGATCTTACCCCTTCAGACAGTACAGAATATTTGTGCACTATTTCTTCAAGTGAATATACTTTACTCACCATCCACATGCTATCTGTAGGTAATTGCCAGTAG